From Candidatus Ancaeobacter aquaticus:
GATGAAATCCGCGGCTTGTGCGTACGGAAAATCCGCAATCGGCGTTATTTTGACCGGAATGCAAAATGACGGGGCTGAAGGTATCCGTGCAATAAAGAATGCCGGCGGTACAACGATCGCGCAGGATGAAGAAACATCGGTGGTGTTTGGAATGAACCGATCGGCTATTAAAACAGGATGTGTAGATAAAATAGTCCCTCTAGAAAAAATCGCCGGAGAAATCGTTAAAGCAATTAGGGACATATAAGTAGCGTTCGTACTAGCGGATAGCGGATAGCGGGTAGCGTTTAGCGGATATTAAATGTATTTTTATTCTTTTACTAAACGCTATATTACTATGAATGCTAGTAATGGGTAGAATTAGCTGAATTGTTTGCGGTAGTGGAAAAATATATTCATTATCAATGAAAACGAAAACGAAAATGAGGGTTTTTCGTGAGAGCCAGAATTAAAACATTAATAATGTTTGTCCTGTTCGGCATCGTGGTATGGATAGCTGATGCAGTTGCCGACTATTACATGTTTTATAAGGGTAATAGTTTTCTTGATTTATTAATATTACACCCTCCGCCTCATGAAATCTATATACGCTCAGTAATTCTCGTATTGTTTTTTGTTGCTGGCATAGTATTCTCGAGTGTGGTAGCTGATTTAAAAAAAGAACACGATGCAATATTGATAATAAAAGATGAATATAAAGATATCTTTAACAGCCTGATGGATGGAGTTGTTCTGGCAAAAAAAGATACGAAAAAATTTTCACTGCCGAATAAACGAATATGTGAGATGTTGGGCTATAGCGCACAGGAGATTGAAACATTAGGGATAGAGGATATTCATCCGAAAGAAGATCTGGACTCTGTGATGGAAGGACTTCAAAAACAAATGAGCGGAGAAAAAAGCCTATTCAGAAATTCAACGGTGAA
This genomic window contains:
- a CDS encoding PAS domain S-box protein — translated: MRARIKTLIMFVLFGIVVWIADAVADYYMFYKGNSFLDLLILHPPPHEIYIRSVILVLFFVAGIVFSSVVADLKKEHDAILIIKDEYKDIFNSLMDGVVLAKKDTKKFSLPNKRICEMLGYSAQEIETLGIEDIHPKEDLDSVMEGLQKQMSGEKSLFRNSTVKRKDGTVFYADINSIPVTLGAVDYMVGVFRDVSEIIEGETKLRAKNEELEKINKMMVGRELRMEGLKREIAELNAVINSQKEYIDRLQGDSKK